DNA sequence from the Streptomyces sp. MST-110588 genome:
GGGCAGGACCGCGGGCCGGGGGCGGGCGGTGTGCCCGGGCCGGCCCGTATACCTGGGCCGAGCCGCGTACCGGAAGCAGAACGTGTACCGGAAACGGAACGTGCACCGGATACGTCACGCACACCAGAAACATCACGCACACCGAAGACGGAACGCACACCGGAAACATCACGCACACCGAAGACGGAACGCGCACCGGAAGCATCACGCGCACCGGACACCTCACACGCACTGGACACCTCACACGCACCGGACACAGAACGCGTACCAGGAGCAGAGAACGCGCGGGGAAGGCGACGCCCATGAGGATCACCAACGGCGCCCGGGTCGTCGTCCGCCTGGACACCTGTTTCCAGGGCCGGGAGCCGCGCGGGCTGCTGCTCACCCTCGAAGAGCCGTACGGCGTCACGACCTGCCCGCCGCACCTGGTGGTGTACGACCACACCGACCCGGCGCTGCGCGCACTGGAGGAGGAGCCGATGGAGGAGGGGGCCGTCGGCGAGGCGGGGGACTTCCTGCACCATCTGCTCGGCCAGAACCCGCACGCCGCCAAGGCCCTGGACCACGCGCTGCTGGCGGACGAGGGCCAGCGGGTACCGGTCTTCGTCCACGACTGCTCCCACGGGTGGGGCGAACACCTCCCCTGGGAGGTGCTGCGCTCCCCGGAAGGCATCTTCCTCAACCTCGCCGAACAGTGGCCGGTCAACCGCATGGTCAGCTCCGTGAGGATCGGCGCCCGCCCCCGCGCCCTGGAGTCCGGCGGCCCGCTGCGCATCGTCGCCGTACTGTCGTGCGTGGGGATCTCCGCGGTCCACGAATGGAACGCGCTGATCGAGGCGGTCGGTACGGAAGGCAAGGCCATCGACCTGGACCTGCTCGTCCTGACCGGTGAACGCGGGCTGCGGGACACGATACGGGCCGGCATGCCCTTCACCGGCGGCGTCAACGTGGTCGTCGACTCCATCCCCCAGTACCGCGAGGAACTGCTCCCGCTCGTCAAGGACTTCGGGCCGCACATCCTGCACTTCTTCTGCCACGGCTCGGCCCACCAGGGCCCGCACATCGAACTGGCCACCGCCTCCGACTGGGACGGCCTGGGCACCCGGAGCTCACTGCACCTGGAGGCCGAGAACATCATCGAGATGACCACCGTCGACAGCCGGCCGTGGCTGACCGTACTGAACTGCTGCTCCGGCGCGGCTCCGGCCCAGGAGGGGTA
Encoded proteins:
- a CDS encoding CHAT domain-containing protein, with amino-acid sequence MRITNGARVVVRLDTCFQGREPRGLLLTLEEPYGVTTCPPHLVVYDHTDPALRALEEEPMEEGAVGEAGDFLHHLLGQNPHAAKALDHALLADEGQRVPVFVHDCSHGWGEHLPWEVLRSPEGIFLNLAEQWPVNRMVSSVRIGARPRALESGGPLRIVAVLSCVGISAVHEWNALIEAVGTEGKAIDLDLLVLTGERGLRDTIRAGMPFTGGVNVVVDSIPQYREELLPLVKDFGPHILHFFCHGSAHQGPHIELATASDWDGLGTRSSLHLEAENIIEMTTVDSRPWLTVLNCCSGAAPAQEGYGSLARRLVTAGGFPAVVGRREPIAAEEAQELTKSLYRELFAALRERGLRRTRPEDVDWFEPLRRTRKLLLRAHSVSRTEPVAAAASREWARPVLYLARDTRYGGGGGGNGTTGNGHPSPDGPLPDDVRIELDILWGLLRAPHQPPARFCRAIEAEADSLLDRRPWESNPEEHGERV